A window of the Megalopta genalis isolate 19385.01 chromosome 2, iyMegGena1_principal, whole genome shotgun sequence genome harbors these coding sequences:
- the Arp6 gene encoding actin-related protein 6 yields the protein MSSSTFILDNGANTAKVGLASDSPKLVPNCIMKAKSERRRPFVGNQIEECRDASGLFYILPFQKGYLVNWDVQKTVWDYVFSKECCPVNLSHLSVVVTEPLYNFSTVQEAMTEIFFEEYECQSLLRINPATLSCYRYKSGNPNTKCCIVVDSGYSFTHIVPYINDVKVKEGIRRIDVGGKLLTNHLKEIISYRQLHVMDETFVINQVKEDSCFVSQNFFKDMEIARNKLENNHIIKDYVLPDYTTLRRGYLKSPEPPNEQQTLRLSNERFAIPEILFYPSDVGIRQMGIPEAIMDCLKSCDEETWPHLLSNIVLTGGNVKFPGFQERIYTEVRSLAPAEFTINVYSPENPITYAWYGGKTLSEDPSFSSLLVTREEYDEEGQNLCFEKFDI from the exons ATGAGCAGTTCAACGTTTATTCTTGACAACGGTGCCAACACCGCAAAAGTTGGGTTAGCCTCTGACAGCCCAAA ATTAGTTCCTAATTGTATAATGAAAGCGAAAAGCGAACGACGAAGGCCGTTCGTCGGGAATCAGATTGAAGAATGTCGAGACGCATCCGGTCTCTTCTATATACTACCCTTTCAGAAAGGATACCTTGTTAATTGGGACGTACAAAAAACCGTATGGGATTATGTGTTCTCGAAAGAATGCTGCCCTGTAAATTTGAGTCACCTCTCTGTAGTTGTGACCGAACCACTATATAATTTCTCCACTGTCCAAGAAGCTATGACGGAAATATTCTTTGAAGAATACGAGTGCCAAAGTTTACTGAGAATCAATCCAGCTACCCTCTCTTGTTACCGATATAAATCAGGAAATCCTAACACAAAATGTTGCATAGTAGTTGACAGCGGATATAGTTTTACCCACATAGTACCCTACATAAACGATGTCAAAGTAAAAGAAGGTATCAGACGGATTGACGTAGGTGGAAAACTTCTCACCAATCATTTAAAAGAGATAATATCTTATCGTCAACTGCACGTTATGGATGAAACTTTTGTTATAAATCAAGTGAAAGAGGATTCTTGTTTTGTGTCGCAAAACTTTTTCAAAGACATGGAAATTGCTAGAAACAAGTTGGAGAATAATCACATAATCAAAGATTACGTTTTGCCGGACTATACAACGCTAAGACGAGGTTACTTGAAAAGTCCTGAGCCTCCCAACGAACAGCAAACTCTACGATTGAGTAACGAAAGGTTCGCTATACCAGAAATATTGTTTTACCCATCCGATGTTGGTATTCGACAGATGGGTATACCAGAAGCGATTATGGATTGTTTGAAATCGTGCGATGAGGAAACGTGGCCTCATCTATTGTCCAACATCGTCCTTACAGGTGGGAATGTAAAATTCCCAGGATTCCAAGAAAGAATTTATACAGAAGTTAGAAGCCTTGCTCCTGCAGAGTTCACGATAAACGTTTATTCGCCTGAGAA CCCAATCACGTACGCATGGTACGGTGGTAAAACATTATCAGAAGATCCATCGTTTTCAAGCCTTTTAGTTACCAGGGAGGAGTACGATGAAGAAGGTCAAAATCTTTGTTTCgaaaaatttgatatttaa